The following proteins are co-located in the Apis mellifera strain DH4 linkage group LG11, Amel_HAv3.1, whole genome shotgun sequence genome:
- the LOC411458 gene encoding histone-arginine methyltransferase CARMER isoform X1, translated as MAKVFRAVTVSTLSNNGQSTAKFNKPVTLNINYDPQGLSIEFLAGDIIGRDKTTLLEFPVTPSTECSRVSSRSYVFTFDTDSLLVTFANETDFRNFHSQILKLKNGKGVSAFNERTEESSAMQYFQFYGYLSQQQNMMQDYIRTSTYQRAILGNLSDFKDKVVLDVGAGSGILSFFAVQAGAKKVYAVEASNMANHAELLVAANNLSDKIIVIAGKIEEIDLPEKVDCIVSEPMGYMLYNERMLETYLHAKKWLVPGGRMFPSRGDLHIAPFSDENLYMEQFNKANFWYQTCFHGVDLSAMRNNAMKEYFRQPIVDTFDIRICMAKSIRHIVDFQTANETDLHKIEIDVDFHILESGTCHGLAFWFDVAFIGSTQQVWLSTAPTEPLTHWYQVRCLLENPLFCKSGQLLSGKVILIANKRQSYDVTIELKLEGTNMESSSNTLDLKNPYFRYTGAAAQPPPGLNNTSPSESYWTTLDAQGARQAVNMVNGMSVNGLGEVSMDATAAVNPSNLLAIGGQPNIHPGSISSTGRGRVGGTATSTQAAQLIGGGITPNMFTSPATLGVTFQQSLVLGNTSHYPVNPSLMIGDYVTPGNGISSQTYRQ; from the exons GAGACATAATCGGTAGGGATAAAACAACATTATTAGAATTCCCAGTAACTCCTAGTACAGAATGTTCTAGAGTTTCATCTAGAAGTTATGTATTCACATTTGATACAGATAGTTTACTTGTAACATTTGCTAATGAAACAG attttagaaattttcattcacaaATATTGAAACTGAAAAATGGCAAAGGTGTTTCTGCATTTAATGAAAGGACGGAAGAATCTTCAGCtatgcaatattttcaattttatggtTATCTATCCCAGCAACAAAATATGATGCAAGATTATATTAGAACTAGTACCTACCAGCGAGCAATTCTAGGAAATCTCTCTGACTTTAAAGATAAAGTTGTATTAGATGTAGGTGCAGGTTCTGGAATATTATCATTCTTTGCAGTTCAAGCTGGTGCAAAGAAAGTATATGCAGTGGAAGCAAGTAATATGGCAAATCATGCAGAACTATTAGTTGctgcaaataatttatcagATAAGATTATTGTCATAGCTggtaaaatagaagaaattgatttacCAGAAAAAGTAGATTGCATAGTAAGTGAACCAATGGGTTATATGTTGTACAATGAAAGAATGCTTGAAACATATCTTCATGCTAAAAAGTGGTTAGTTCcag GTGGAAGAATGTTTCCCTCTCGAGGAGATCTTCACATCGCACCGTTTTCCGATGAAAATCTTTATATGGAGCAATTTAATAAAGCTAACTTTTGGTACCAAACATGTTTTCATGGTGTAGATCTTTCAGCAATGCGAAATAACGCGATGAAAGAATACTTTAGACAACCAATTGTTGATACCTTTGATATAAGAATTTGTATGGCTAAATCTATCAGACATATTGTAGATTTTCAAACTGCTAACGAGActgatttacataaaatag AAATCGATGttgattttcatatattgGAAAGTGGTACTTGTCATGGCCTTGCATTTTGGTTTGATGTTGCATTTATTGGATCAACACAACAGGTTTGGTTAAGTACAGCTCCAACAGAACCTCTTACCCATTGGTATCAAGTTCGTTGTCTTCTGGAAAATCCTTTGTTTTGTAAAAGTGGTCAGCTATTATCTGGAAAAGTTATTCTTATTGCGAATAAGAG ACAATCATATGATGTAACAATAGAATTAAAACTGGAAGGAACGAATATGGAAAGCAGTAGTAATACTTTGGATTTGAAAAATCCGTACTTTAGATATACAGGTGCAGCAGCGCAACCTCCACCTGGTTTAAATAATACCTCACCTAGCGAATCTTATTGGACAACCTTAGATGCACAAGGTGCCAGACAAGCAGTAAATATGGTTAATGGAATGTCTGTGAATGGTTTAGGAGAAGTTTCTATGGACGCTACCGCTGCAGTGAATCCCAGTAATTTACTTGCAATAg GAGGCCAGCCAAATATTCATCCAGGTTCGATTTCGAGTACAGGTAGGGGTCGAGTAGGAGGTACAGCTACGAGTACACAAGCAGCACAATTAATAGGTGGTGGAATTACACCAAATATGTTTACATCTCCCGCTACG CTTGGTGTTACTTTCCAGCAATCGCTGGTCCTTGGCAATACTTCACATTATCCAGTGAATCCCAGCTTGATGATTGGAGATTATGTGACACCTGGTAATGGCATATCATCTCAAACGTATCGACAATGA
- the LOC411458 gene encoding histone-arginine methyltransferase CARMER isoform X2 encodes MAKVFRAVTVSTLSNNGQSTAKFNKPVTLNINYDPQGLSIEFLAGDIIGRDKTTLLEFPVTPSTECSRVSSRSYVFTFDTDSLLVTFANETDFRNFHSQILKLKNGKGVSAFNERTEESSAMQYFQFYGYLSQQQNMMQDYIRTSTYQRAILGNLSDFKDKVVLDVGAGSGILSFFAVQAGAKKVYAVEASNMANHAELLVAANNLSDKIIVIAGKIEEIDLPEKVDCIVSEPMGYMLYNERMLETYLHAKKWLVPGGRMFPSRGDLHIAPFSDENLYMEQFNKANFWYQTCFHGVDLSAMRNNAMKEYFRQPIVDTFDIRICMAKSIRHIVDFQTANETDLHKIEIDVDFHILESGTCHGLAFWFDVAFIGSTQQVWLSTAPTEPLTHWYQVRCLLENPLFCKSGQLLSGKVILIANKRQSYDVTIELKLEGTNMESSSNTLDLKNPYFRYTGAAAQPPPGLNNTSPSESYWTTLDAQGARQAVNMVNGMSVNGLGEVSMDATAAVNPSNLLAIGGQPNIHPGSISSTGRGRVGGTATSTQAAQLIGGGITPNMFTSPATQSLVLGNTSHYPVNPSLMIGDYVTPGNGISSQTYRQ; translated from the exons GAGACATAATCGGTAGGGATAAAACAACATTATTAGAATTCCCAGTAACTCCTAGTACAGAATGTTCTAGAGTTTCATCTAGAAGTTATGTATTCACATTTGATACAGATAGTTTACTTGTAACATTTGCTAATGAAACAG attttagaaattttcattcacaaATATTGAAACTGAAAAATGGCAAAGGTGTTTCTGCATTTAATGAAAGGACGGAAGAATCTTCAGCtatgcaatattttcaattttatggtTATCTATCCCAGCAACAAAATATGATGCAAGATTATATTAGAACTAGTACCTACCAGCGAGCAATTCTAGGAAATCTCTCTGACTTTAAAGATAAAGTTGTATTAGATGTAGGTGCAGGTTCTGGAATATTATCATTCTTTGCAGTTCAAGCTGGTGCAAAGAAAGTATATGCAGTGGAAGCAAGTAATATGGCAAATCATGCAGAACTATTAGTTGctgcaaataatttatcagATAAGATTATTGTCATAGCTggtaaaatagaagaaattgatttacCAGAAAAAGTAGATTGCATAGTAAGTGAACCAATGGGTTATATGTTGTACAATGAAAGAATGCTTGAAACATATCTTCATGCTAAAAAGTGGTTAGTTCcag GTGGAAGAATGTTTCCCTCTCGAGGAGATCTTCACATCGCACCGTTTTCCGATGAAAATCTTTATATGGAGCAATTTAATAAAGCTAACTTTTGGTACCAAACATGTTTTCATGGTGTAGATCTTTCAGCAATGCGAAATAACGCGATGAAAGAATACTTTAGACAACCAATTGTTGATACCTTTGATATAAGAATTTGTATGGCTAAATCTATCAGACATATTGTAGATTTTCAAACTGCTAACGAGActgatttacataaaatag AAATCGATGttgattttcatatattgGAAAGTGGTACTTGTCATGGCCTTGCATTTTGGTTTGATGTTGCATTTATTGGATCAACACAACAGGTTTGGTTAAGTACAGCTCCAACAGAACCTCTTACCCATTGGTATCAAGTTCGTTGTCTTCTGGAAAATCCTTTGTTTTGTAAAAGTGGTCAGCTATTATCTGGAAAAGTTATTCTTATTGCGAATAAGAG ACAATCATATGATGTAACAATAGAATTAAAACTGGAAGGAACGAATATGGAAAGCAGTAGTAATACTTTGGATTTGAAAAATCCGTACTTTAGATATACAGGTGCAGCAGCGCAACCTCCACCTGGTTTAAATAATACCTCACCTAGCGAATCTTATTGGACAACCTTAGATGCACAAGGTGCCAGACAAGCAGTAAATATGGTTAATGGAATGTCTGTGAATGGTTTAGGAGAAGTTTCTATGGACGCTACCGCTGCAGTGAATCCCAGTAATTTACTTGCAATAg GAGGCCAGCCAAATATTCATCCAGGTTCGATTTCGAGTACAGGTAGGGGTCGAGTAGGAGGTACAGCTACGAGTACACAAGCAGCACAATTAATAGGTGGTGGAATTACACCAAATATGTTTACATCTCCCGCTACG CAATCGCTGGTCCTTGGCAATACTTCACATTATCCAGTGAATCCCAGCTTGATGATTGGAGATTATGTGACACCTGGTAATGGCATATCATCTCAAACGTATCGACAATGA